In a genomic window of Ptiloglossa arizonensis isolate GNS036 chromosome 12, iyPtiAriz1_principal, whole genome shotgun sequence:
- the Sp1 gene encoding transcription factor Sp8: MNCAYQYSLPAHPQNVVAMPPTAVQQPLHSTDTEYLEDHPGLRGTPLAMLAAQCNKLSSKSPPPLADAAVGKGFHPWKKSPQSSGSSPQHSTGSGGGGGSGGAGGGGGGGGGGGGGGCTTTGVSQRPAATSSAGSTTGGYARAPVTSCASTAPQYGSDLYFPGTASAQPASDPHHHQSSLLGKVEGATLGSVYGRHPYESWPFNAMPGATHGGIKASDGWWDVHGAATAGGWLDVSSTVGVGVGVHAAQMANYSADYSTSLALAGNHLLTTATTAGHNLLQDTYKSMLPGGPPGFGLHHHAAATAGAGAGAGSPQGTGGAGVGVGVGVGVGVGVGAGGVSQAPSPRSQRRYTGRATCDCPNCQEAERLGPAGVHLRKKNIHSCHIPGCGKVYGKTSHLKAHLRWHTAAPSNPHRRKEIRLPGLQQAVHAQRPSREARQDPQQQQQQQRQQGQGGSGELVGRVLLRQRGQRESAESHFQLGAAAAAAAAAAAAAAAAAAAAATTGPTTGSGSTATSSGGGGGSGGGGSGSGGGGGPGHQQHRIPDHHQPRPSADNAHDPNTDDPAASDPTPSPPPASPSSNAPSASSRNIRAGGIGPPPARGDEHALSPVGPGAGACSSAAATALGSPLSYPLNLNLVQNHATIAHHHATAHHQHQNHHHHHHHHHHHHQQQQQQQQQQQQQQQQQQQQQQQQQQQQQHTRQSNSYSVQQNPGTPGTAQTPSPSSPAPVHSL; this comes from the exons GACCATCCGGGGCTACGGGGCACACCGTTGGCGATGCTGGCCGCTCAGTGCAACAAGCTGAGCAGCAAGAGTCCACCGCCGTTGGCCGACGCCGCCGTTGGAAAAGGTTTCCATCCGTGGAAAAAGAGCCCGCAGAGTAGCGGGAGCTCGCCGCAGCATTCCACCGGTAGCGGTGGAGGCGGCGGCAGCGGTGgagcaggaggaggaggag gaggcggaggaggaggaggaggaggaggatgcaCTACGACCGGAGTCAGTCAAAGACCAGCCGCGACGAGCAGCGCCGGGAGCACGACCGGTGGTTACGCGAGAGCGCCGGTCACATCGTGCGCGTCCACGGCGCCCCAATACGGCAGCGACCTGTACTTCCCGGGTACGGCGAGCGCCCAACCGGCGAGCGATCCGCACCACCATCAGAGCAGCCTGCTAGGGAAGGTCGAGGGAGCGACCTTGGGCTCGGTGTACGGTCGACACCCGTACGAGTCGTGGCCGTTCAACGCGATGCCCGGCGCGACTCACGGTGGAATCAAAGCGAGCGACGGCTGGTGGGACGTGCACGGGGCCGCGACCGCCGGCGGATGGCTGGACGTGAGCAGCACGGTCggtgtcggcgtcggcgtccacGCCGCCCAAATGGCAAACTACTCGGCCGACTACTCGACCAGTCTGGCCCTCGCCGGGAATCATCTGTTGACCACCGCGACCACCGCCGGTCACAATCTCCTGCAAGACACGTACAAATCTATGCTACCGGGTGGCCCGCCCGGTTTCGGGCTCCATCATCACGCGGCCGCGACCGCGGGCGCCGGCGCCGGTGCCGGCAGCCCCCAGGGTACCGGCGGTGCCGGTGTCGGTGTCGGGGTCGGCGtgggcgtcggcgtcggcgtcggggcTGGCGGGGTCAGCCAGGCCCCGTCCCCTCGCTCGCAAAGACGTTACACCGGCAGGGCCACCTGCGACTGTCCAAACTGTCAAGAAGCCGAGAGGCTCGGTCCGGCTGGCGTGCATCTCAGGAAGAAGAACATCCATAGCTGTCACATACCGGGATGCGGTAAGGTCTACGGGAAAACGTCGCATCTGAAGGCCCACTTACGGTGGCACACTG CGGCACCTTCGAACCCACACCGGCGAAAAGAGATTCGCCTGCCCGGTCTGCAACAAGCGGTTCATGCGCAGCGACCATCTCGCGAAGCACGTCAAGAcccacagcagcagcagcagcagcagcggcagcaAGGGCAAGGGGGGAGCGGGGAGCTCGTCGGCCGAGTCCTGCTCCGACAGCGAGGACAACGGGAGTCAGCAGAGTCCCACTTCCAGCTCGGTGCCGCCGCAGCcgcagccgccgccgccgccgcagcAGCAgccgcagcagcagcagcagcagcaacaaccggGCCAACAACCGGCTCAGGCTCAACAGCAACAAGCtctggtggcggcggcggcagcggcggcggcggcagcggcagcggcggtggcggcgggccAGGACACCAACAACACCGCATCCCAGACCACCACCAGCCTCGGCCATCAGCCGACAACGCCCATGACCCCAATACAGATGACCCCGCCGCCTCTGACCCCACACCATCCCCACCACCCGCATCTCCCTCCTCTAATGCACCATCCGCATCATCACGCAACATCCGTGCCGGCGGGATCGGCCCACCACCCGCACGCGGGGATGAGCATGCACTGAGCCCGGTGGGGCCCGGAGCCGGTGCCTGCAGTTCCGCTGCCGCAACGGCCCTGGGCTCCCCCCTATCCTACCCCCTCAACTTGAACCTCGTGCAGAATCACGCCACCATCGCCCATCATCACGCAACCGCCCACCACCAACACCAGAaccaccatcatcatcaccatcaccatcaccaccatcaccaacaacaacaacaacaacaacaacaacaacaacaacaacaacaacagcaacaacaacaacaacaacaacaacaacaacaacaacagcacacCCGTCAGAGCAACTCCTATTCCGTGCAACAAAATCCTGGCACGCCGGGGACCGCGCAGACTCCCTCACCCTCGTCCCCCGCGCCTGTACATAGTCTGTAG